A stretch of the Hippocampus zosterae strain Florida chromosome 16, ASM2543408v3, whole genome shotgun sequence genome encodes the following:
- the LOC127588968 gene encoding spectrin family protein isoform X4, whose protein sequence is MSTISPTDFDSLEIQQQYNDINNRWDLAAETEWDNENSSARLFERSRIKALADEREAVQKKTFTKWVNSHLGRVTCRIGDLYTDLRDGRMLIRLLEVLSGEQLPKPTRGRMRIHCLENVDKALQFLKEQKVHLENMGSHDIVDGNHRLTLGLIWTIILRFQIQDISVETEDNKEKKSAKDALLLWCQMKTAGYPNVNIHNFTTSWRDGLAFNAIVHKHRPDLIEFDTLKRSNAHYNLQNAFNVAEKEMGLTKLLDPEDVNVDQPDEKSIITYVATYYHYFSKMKALAVEGKRIGKVLDYAIEADQLIDKYETLASELLEWIEQTIVTLNDRQLANSLSAVQNQLQAFNSYRTVEKPPKFTEKGNLEVLLFTIQSKMRANNQKVYTPREGKLISDINKAWERLEKAEHERELALRNELIRQEKLEMLAARFDRKAAMRETWLSENQRLVSQDNFGTDLGAVEAATRKHEAIETDIGAYWERVAAVEAVAKELEAEGYHDVRRVLARRDNVLRLWEYLKELIAARRERLNAHLDLQRLFEEMRYIMDWMADMKSRLQSQDSGKHLHDVLDLLQKHTLVEADISAQAERIKAVQGAANRFTSHDQAYQPCEPGLVSEKVDLLGRAYEELGRLAGQRRERLEDSRRLWQFLWDLGEEAAWIREQEQILTSGECGRDLTSALHLLSKHEAFRDEMAARYGPLSNSIAAGEALVNEGHFGAPEVTENIRDIRAQWTHLEETTKLREQKLKDSVALYQFLTDANDMDAWLMETLRQVSSQDVGHDEFSTQTLARKQREIEEEIKSHQPLIESLHEQNQALPQTYANFPEVEGRLPGIEQRYKELQSLSVSRRQALEGALALYRMFSEAGACQLWVEGKEKWLHGMEIPTKLEDLEVVQQRFETLEPEMNNIGTSVTDVNQVAEQLLSSDNCNKDQIHQTRDHLNNRWKEFQKLAGQKKQGLESALNIQNYHLECNEIQTWMKEKTKVIESTQSLGNDLTGVMALQRKLTGMERDLEAIQGKLDDLREEAEKLAQEHPDQAGEIQDRLAGIQEVWEELNSTMKRREESLGEASKLQGFLRDLDDFQSWLSRTQTAVASEDIPTSLPEAESLLAQHENIKNEVDNYKNDYEKMRVVGEEVTQGQTDAQHMFLAQRLQALDTGWHELRQMWENRHSLLAQAFDFQTFLRDAKQAEAFLNSQEYVLSHTEMPTSLQGAEEAIKKYEDFLTTTEASEEKITGVVEAGRRLINDGNANSEKIQEKVDSIQERHLKNKNAANELLAKLKDNRELQHFLQDGQELTLWINEKMLTAQDMSYDEARNLHSKWQKHQAFMAELASNKDWLDKIDKEGQALVAEKPELQPVVQQTLEDLQRQWEELEGTTRTKAQCLFDANRAELFTQSCCALDGWVKNLEGQLHSDDYGKDLTSVNILLKKHQMLEHQMEVREKEVQSLQSQALALSQEDAGLAEVDGQQRRVTDSFSSLQEPLRLRRQRLLASKEAHQFNRDLEDEILWVKERMPLAASTDHGKDLPTVQLLIKKNQTLQKEIQGHQPRIDDIHKRGKTQSQVDGERQSVLEERLVELKELWDQLIAETDKRHARLVEANRAQQFYADAAEAEAWMGEQELHMMSEEKAKDEQSALVMVKKHQTLEQALEDYAQTIHQLANSSRFMVTSEHPESDRITLRQAQVDKLYAGLKDLAEERRGRLQERLRLTQLKREVDDLEQWIAEREVVAGSHELGQDYEHVTMLRDKFREFARDTSTIGQERVDAVNALADDLIESGHPENASVAEWKDGLNEAWADLLELIDTRTQMLAASYELHRFHQDAMEVLGRVKEKREALPSDLGRDLNTVQHLHRQHNTFENDIQALSGQVNQVQDDAARLQKAYAGEKADDINRSEHAVSAAWEGLLKAGESRRVLLLDTVEKFRFFNMVRDLMLWMDGVNLQIDAHDSPRDVSSAGLVIANHQDIKAEIETRADSFTACIDMGNALVNNNHYATDEIREKLSQLKEKRDKIHKKWQDKMDYLQIMLEVLQFGRDAYVAESWLAGQEPLVRTADLGSNVDEVESLIKRHEAFEKLAASWEERFVQLEKLTTLEEQEIQRRRAEEERARRPPTPAPVEEVMQSEAESQVHDSAARTSLDQTTLNQSVSVNGVHSDNDTSQGSESENGPGRDSGLASSRLDPSATLPGRGGADADPDAMEGILCRKQEMESHSKKAATRSWQNVYCVLRKGSLGFYKDGKSAANGIPYHGEVPISLGEAVCEIAHDYKKRKHVFKLRLGDGKEYLFQAKDEAEMSSWIRSILSSIPSGSGDSPGSPRVLSRAMTMPPISPGSVDTAGVTMRNKDGKDKDREKRFSFFGKKK, encoded by the exons ATGAGCGTGAAGCTGTACAGAAGAAGACCTTTACCAAATGGGTGAACTCCCACTTAGGCCGCGTCACTTGTCGCATTGGTGACCTGTACACGGACCTGCGTGACGGCCGCATGCTTATCCGCCTCCTGGAAGTGCTCTCAGGAGAACAGCTG CCAAAACCTACGAGAGGCCGCATGCGTATCCACTGCTTAGAAAATGTCGACAAAGCTCTGCAATTCCTCAAAGAACAAAAGGTCCATCTCGAAAACATGGGATCACACGATATTGTGGATGGGAACCACCGTCTCACCTTGGGACTCATCTGGACCATAATTCTTCGCTTCCAA ATTCAGGACATCAGTGTTGAGACGGAGGACAACAAAGAGAAGAAATCCGCAAAAGACGCCCTCCTTCTGTGGTGCCAAATGAAAACCGCCGG CTACCCCAATGTCAACATCCACAACTTCACCACCAGCTGGCGGGATGGCCTAGCGTTCAATGCCATCGTGCACAAACACAG GCCCGACCtgattgagtttgacaccctgaaAAGGTCCAACGCTCACTACAACCTCCAGAATGCTTTCAATGTGGCCGAGAAGGAGATGGGCCTGACGAAGCTGCTGGACCCGGAAG ATGTTAATGTTGATCAGCCGGATGAGAAGTCCATCATTACCTATGTGGCGACCTACTACCATTACTTCTCAAAGATGAAAGCGCTTGCAGTGGAGGGCAAACGTATCGGCAAG GTCCTCGACTACGCCATTGAGGCCGATCAGCTGATAGACAAGTATGAGACCTTGGCCTCAGAGCTGCTGGAGTGGATTGAGCAGACGATAGTGACGCTGAATGATCGGCAGCTAGCGAACTCGCTCAGCGCTGTACAGAATCAACTCCAGGCTTTTAATTCTTACCGCACTGTGGAGAAACCACCCAA ATTCACAGAGAAAGGAAACTTGGAGGTCCTGCTCTTTACTATCCAGAGCAAGATGAGAGCAAACAACCAGAAAGTTTACACGCCAAGAGAGGGAAAACTCATCTCTGACATCAATAAG GCATGGGAGCGGCTTGAAAAGGCAGAGCACGAACGTGAGCTGGCACTCCGAAACGAACTCATTCGCCAGGAAAAGCTGGAGATGCTTGCAGCACGTTTTGACCGCAAAGCTGCCATGCGGGAAACATGGCTGAGTGAGAACCAGCGGTTGGTGTCTCAG GACAATTTTGGAACCGATCTGGGCGCGGTGGAAGCCGCCACCCGTAAACATGAAGCAATCGAGACAGATATCGGTGCCTATTGGGAGCGTGTGGCCGCCGTTGAAGCTGTCGCCAAAGAGCTGGAGGCCGAGGGCTACCATGATGTGCGACGTGTGCTTGCAAGAAGGGACAATGTGCTTCGCCTCTGGGAATACCTCAAGGAGCTCATCGCTGCACGCAGAGAGCGACTGAATGCCCATCTAGACCTGCAGAGGCTGTTTGAAGAGATGCGGTACATCATGGACTGGATGGCTGACATGAAG AGTCGTCTGCAGTCCCAAGACAGTGGCAAGCATTTGCACGATGTTTTGGACCTACTTCAGAAACACACTCTCGTAGAGGCTGACATTTCAGCACAGGCAGAGAGAATCAAAGCAGTGCAGGGAGCTGCCAATCGCTTCACTTCGCATGACCAAG CGTACCAACCGTGTGAGCCGGGGCTAGTGAGTGAAAAGGTCGACCTGCTGGGCCGAGCCTACGAGGAGCTAGGCCGGCTTGCTGGACAGCGCAGGGAACGCCTGGAGGACTCCCGTCGCCTTTGGCAATTCTTGTGGGACTTGGGGGAGGAGGCAGCGTGGATCAGAGAGCAAGAGCAGATCCTGACCAGCGGCGAATGTGGCCGGGACCTCACGTCTGCCCTTCACCTGCTCAGTAAACACGAGGCTTTCAGGGATGAGATGGCAGCACGCTACGGCCCGCTGAGTAACAGCATTGCTGCAGGGGAGGCTTTGGTGAACGAGGGACACTTTGGAGCCCCGGAGGTCACAGAGAATATTCGAGACATTCGTGCACAGTGGACAcatctggaggag ACAACAAAACTGAGAGAACAGAAGCTGAAAGACTCGGTGGCCCTGTATCAGTTCCTCACGGATGCTAATGACATGGATGCTTGGCTAATGGAAACTCTAAGACAGGTGTCCAGTCAGGACGTGGGCCATGACGAGTTCTCCACCCAAACTTTAGCTCGCAAGCAGAGGGAAATAGAGGAGGAGATCAAGAGCCACCAACCCCTCATTGAATCCTTGCATGAGCAGAACCAAGCATTGCCACAAACCTACGCTAATTTCCCAGAG GTGGAAGGCCGGCTACCTGGTATCGAGCAGCGCTATAAAGAGCTACAGTCCCTGTCGGTGTCTCGTCGGCAGGCCCTGGAAGGCGCTTTAGCGCTTTATCGTATGTTCAGCGAGGCGGGTGCCTGCCAACTCTGGgtggaaggaaaagagaagtggTTACATGGCATGGAGATCCCGACCAAACTTGAAGACTTGGAGGTGGTGCAGCAGAG GTTTGAGACACTGGAACCAGAAATGAACAACATAGGGACCAGTGTCACCGATGTGAACCAGGTGGCTGAGCAGCTGCTGTCTTCAGACAACTGTAACAAAGACCAAATCCACCAGACCCGCGACCATCTGAATAACAG GTGGAAAGAATTCCAGAAACTGGCTGGTCAAAAGAAACAAGGCCTGGAGTCAGCCCTCAATATCCAAAACTACCACCTGGAATGTAATGAAATCCAAACGTGGATGAAAGAGAAGACCAAAGTCATAGAATCTACTCAGAGCTTGGGAAATGATTTGACCGGAGTGATGGCTCTACAGCGGAAACTCACGGGGATGGAGAGAGACCTAGAAGCTATTCAG gGGAAGTTAGATGACCTGAGAGAGGAAGCAGAAAAACTGGCCCAGGAACATCCAGATCAAGCAGGGGAGATTCAAGACCGCCTGGCGGGAATACAGGAAGTGTGGGAGGAGTTGAACTCCACCATGAAGCGGCGTGAAGAGTCACTGGGTGAGGCCAGCAAGCTGCAGGGCTTCCTCAGAGATCTTGATGACTTCCAGTCCTGGCTGTCCCGCACCCAGACAGCTGTCGCCTCTGAGGACATTCCCACCTCTCTGCCCGAGGCTGAGAGTTTGCTCGCCCAGCATGAGAATATCAAAAACGAGGTGGATAACTATAAGAACGACTATGAGAAGATGCGAGTGGTGGGTGAAGAAGTGACCCAAGGCCAAACAGATGCCCAGCACATGTTCTTGGCTCAAAGGCTCCAGGCTTTGGATACCGGCTGGCATGAGCTGCGTCAAATGTGGGAGAACCGCCACAGTCTCTTGGCCCAAGCGTTTGACTTCCAGACGTTCTTACGGGACGCAAAGCAGGCGGAGGCCTTCCTCAACAGCCAG GAGTACGTATTATCCCACACGGAGATGCCGACAAGTCTTCAGGGAGCGGAAGAGgccattaaaaaatatgaagattTCCTCACCACCACCGAGGCCAGCGAGGAGAAGATAACCGGCGTCGTGGAGGCGGGACGGCGCCTCATTAACGACGGCAACGCAAACTCGGAGAAGATCCAAGAGAAAGTGGATTCTATTCAGGAAAG GCACCTCAAGAATAAGAACGCCGCCAATGAGTTGCTGGCCAAACTTAAGGACAACCGGGAGCTGCAGCACTTCCTCCAAGACGGACAGGAG CTCACATTATGGATTAATGAGAAGATGCTGACGGCTCAGGACATGTCATATGACGAGGCTCGAAATCttcacagcaagtggcaaaagcaCCAGGCCTTCATGGCAGAGCTGGCCTCGAACAAAGACTGGCTAGACAAAATCGATAAg GAGGGCCAGGCTCTTGTGGCAGAGAAGCCAGAGCTGCAACCTGTTGTTCAGCAAACCCTGGAGGACTTGCAGCGTCAGTGGGAGGAGTTGGAGGGCACCACCCGCACCAAAGCCCAATGCTTGTTTGATGCCAATCGAGCAGAGCTGTTTACACAAAGCTGCTGCGCTCTGGATGGCTGGGTGAAGAACCTCGAGGGTCAGCTGCACAGCGACGATTATGGCAAGGATTTGACCAGCGTCAACATCCTGCTCAAGAAGCATCAG atgctgGAACACCAGATGGAGGTCAGGGAGAAGGAGGTGCAGTCACTGCAGTCTCAAGCTTTGGCTTTGTCTCAAGAAGACGCCGGACTGGCAGAGGTGGACGGTCAGCAAAGGCGCGTCACCGACAGCTTTTCCAGCCTTCAGGAGCCGCTTAGGCTGAGGAGACAGCGGCTACTTGCCTCCAAAGAGGCACACCAGTTCAACAGAGACCTGGAAGATGAAATC TTGTGGGTGAAAGAACGGATGCCCTTGGCGGCCTCCACGGACCATGGAAAGGATCTTCCGACAGTGCAGCTGCTTATCAAGAAGAACCAG ACCCTGCAAAAGGAGATCCAGGGACATCAACCCCGCATCGATGACATCCACAAACGAGGCAAGACGCAAAGCCAGGTCGACGGGGAGCGGCAGTCTGTCCTGGAGGAGCGACTTGTCGAGCTGAAAGAACTCTGGGACCAGCTGATTGCGGAAACTGACAAGCGCCACGCTCGTCTGGTGGAGGCCAATCGAGCCCAGCAGTTCTACGCTGACGCGGCGGAGGCGGAGGCTTGGATGGGAGAGCAGGAGTTGCACATGATGTCGGAAGAAAAGGCCAAG GATGAGCAGAGTGCTCTCGTGATGGTTAAAAAGCACCAGACTCTGGAACAGGCACTTGAAGACTACGCCCAGACCATTCACCAGCTAGCCAACAGCAGCCGATTCATGGTCACCAGTGAACATCCAGAGAG TGACCGAATCACCTTACGACAAGCACAAGTGGACAAGTTGTACGCCGGCTTGAAAGACCTCGCGGAGGAGCGCCGCGGGAGGCTTCAAGAGAGACTTCGCCTGACCCAGTTAAAGCGGGAGGTGGATGATTTGGAGCAGTGGATCGCAGAAAGGGAGGTGGTTGCCGGCTCCCACGAACTAGGACAGGACTACGAGCACGTCACC ATGCTGAGGGACAAGTTCCGCGAGTTTGCTCGTGACACCAGCACAATTGGCCAAGAGCGCGTCGACGCCGTCAACGCGCTGGCCGACGACCTGATCGAGTCCGGTCACCCGGAGAACGCCAGCGTGGCCGAGTGGAAGGACGGCCTCAACGAGGCCTGGGCCGACCTGCTGGAACTGATTGACACGCGCACGCAGATGTTAGCGGCCTCCTACGAGCTGCACCGCTTCCATCAGGATGCCATGGAGGTTCTTGGCCGCGTGAAGGAGAAGCGGGAGGCGCTGCCGTCTGACCTCGGCCGAGATCTGAACACTGTCCAGCATCTACACAGACAGCACAATACTTTTGAAAACGACATTCAGGCCCTTAGCGGGCAG GTGAACCAGGTGCAAGACGATGCCGCGCGGCTGCAAAAGGCCTACGCCGGAGAGAAAGCTGATGATATTAACCGCAGCGAACATGCCGTGAGCGCTGCCTGGGAGGGTCTTCTCAAGGCCGGCGAGTCCCGCAGGGTGCTCCTGCTCGACACGGTGGAAAAGTTCCGCTTCTTCAACATGGTGCGCGACCTCATGCTCTGGATGGACGGGGTCAACCTGCAGATTGATGCGCATGATAGCCCCAG GGATGTCTCCTCAGCGGGCCTGGTCATCGCCAATCATCAAGACATCAAAGCGGAGATTGAGACCCGAGCGGACAGCTTCACGGCCTGTATTGACATGGGCAACGCGCTCGTCAACAATAACCACTATGCCACCGATGAG atccggGAAAAGCTCTCTCAGTTAAAAGAAAAGAGAGACAAGATCCACAAAAAGTGGCAGGACAAGATGGACTATTTACAAATTA TGCTCGAGGTGTTGCAGTTTGGGCGCGATGCCTACGTCGCCGAGTCTTGGTTGGCCGGGCAAGAGCCTCTCGTGCGGACGGCAGACCTCGGCTCCAATGTCGACGAGGTGGAAAGTTTAATCAAGCGCCACGAGGCCTTTGAGAAGCTCGCTGCTTCCTGGGAAGAGCGTTTTGTCCAGTTGGAGAAACTTACCACA ctggAGGAGCAGGAAATTCAGAGGAGGCGAGCGGAAGAGGAGAGGGCACGGCGGCCCCCCACACCGGCCCCCGTAGAGGAAGTGATGCAGTCGGAGGCAGAAAGTCAAGTGCATGACTCTGCGGCCAG AACCAGTCTAGACCAGACAACACTGAATCAGTCAGTGTCCGTGAACGGAGTGCACAGTGACAATGACACATCACAG GGCTCGGAATCGGAAAACGGACCGGGTCGAGACAGCGGCTTGGCCTCCTCACGCCTCGATCCGTCGGCCACGTTACCGGGCCGAGGTGGAGCCGACGCCGACCCGGACGCCATGGAGGGCATACTTTGTCGAAAACAAGAGATGGAGTCGCACAGCAAGAAGGCAGCTACCAG ATCATGGCAGAACGTATACTGCGTCCTAAGAAAAGGAAGTCTGGGTTTCTACAAAGATGGCAAGAGTGCTGCTAATGGGATTCCATACCACGGAGAGGTCCCCATCAGCCTTGGCGAGGCAGTTTGCGAGATCGCACATGACTATAAGAAGAGGAAACATGTATTCAAGCTCCG GCTAGGAGATGGAAAAGAGTACTTGTTCCAAGCAAAGGATGAG GCGGAAATGAGCTCCTGGATCCGCTCCATCCTCAGTTCCATTCCATCGGGATCAGGAGACTCGCCTGGAAGTCCGCGGGTCCTCAGCCGCGCCATGACCATGCCCCCCATCTCGCCCGGCTCGGTCGACACCGCGGGCGTGACCATGCGCAACAAAGACGGTAAAGATAAAGATCGGGAGAAGAGGTTCAGCTTCTTTGGCAAGAAAAAATAG